The following coding sequences are from one Methanohalophilus halophilus window:
- a CDS encoding methyltransferase domain-containing protein translates to MSENQKTAVDKAQEYYNSDDADNFYFTIWGGEDIHVGLYNSEDEPIFDASRRTIERMASKISNLDKESKILDIGAGYGGAARYLAKKYGCQVVALNLSEVENERDRKMNEDQGLDHLITVVDGSFEEIPYPDFSFDVVWSQDAILHSGNREQVIKEAARVLKSGGDFVFTDPMQTDDCPEGVLQPILDRIHLESLGSPGFYRESAKKYGMKEIEFEEHASQLPTHYGRVLKETEKQEDELSKVVSQNYINNMKQGLKHWVNGGNNEHLTWGIFHLRKE, encoded by the coding sequence ATGTCTGAAAACCAAAAAACCGCAGTAGATAAAGCACAGGAATATTACAATAGCGATGACGCCGACAATTTTTACTTTACCATCTGGGGCGGCGAGGATATCCATGTCGGTCTCTATAATTCAGAAGATGAACCAATATTTGACGCCAGTCGACGTACGATTGAAAGGATGGCGTCAAAAATAAGCAATCTGGATAAGGAGAGTAAAATTCTGGATATCGGAGCCGGTTATGGTGGCGCTGCCAGGTATCTAGCCAAAAAATATGGGTGTCAGGTAGTTGCTCTTAATTTGAGTGAAGTAGAAAATGAACGCGACCGAAAAATGAATGAGGATCAGGGTCTCGACCATCTTATAACAGTTGTGGATGGTAGCTTTGAAGAAATTCCATATCCTGATTTCTCTTTTGATGTGGTGTGGTCCCAGGATGCAATCCTTCATAGTGGTAATCGTGAACAGGTTATCAAAGAAGCTGCTCGTGTGCTGAAAAGTGGCGGAGATTTTGTATTTACTGATCCGATGCAGACTGATGATTGTCCGGAAGGGGTATTGCAACCAATACTGGACCGTATCCATTTGGAATCCCTCGGCTCACCCGGGTTTTATCGGGAATCTGCCAAAAAGTATGGTATGAAGGAAATTGAATTTGAAGAACATGCTTCCCAGCTGCCGACCCATTATGGAAGGGTGTTGAAAGAAACTGAGAAGCAGGAAGATGAGCTCTCCAAGGTAGTCAGTCAGAACTACATCAATAATATGAAACAGGGTCTCAAACACTGGGTGAACGGTGGTAATAACGAACATCTCACCTGGGGTATATTCCATTTACGTAAAGAATAA
- a CDS encoding glycine/sarcosine N-methyltransferase — translation MNQYEKQDFGDNPIEVRESDHYEEEYVPGFVDKWDELIDWESRAKSEGDTIINILKERGVKKVLDVATGTGFNSVRLLQAGFDVVSADGSAEMLVKAFDNARDHGYLMRTVQADWRWMNKDIHDKFDAIVCLGNSFTHLFDEGDRRKALAEFYALLKHDGVLLLDQRNYDAILDDGYSSKHAHYYCGDTVSVFPEHVDEGLARFKYEFSDGSVYNLNMFPLRKDYTRQLLHEVGFQEINTLGDFKETYKEDEPDFFLHVAEKN, via the coding sequence ATGAACCAATATGAAAAACAGGATTTTGGAGATAATCCAATAGAAGTAAGGGAATCTGACCATTATGAGGAAGAGTATGTTCCTGGATTTGTTGATAAATGGGACGAACTCATCGATTGGGAAAGCCGTGCCAAGAGCGAAGGGGATACTATTATAAACATCCTGAAAGAAAGGGGCGTTAAGAAAGTACTCGATGTGGCAACAGGTACCGGTTTTAATTCTGTTCGTTTACTTCAGGCAGGTTTTGATGTCGTAAGTGCAGATGGCAGTGCCGAAATGCTTGTCAAAGCCTTTGATAATGCCCGTGATCATGGATATTTGATGAGGACCGTTCAGGCTGATTGGAGATGGATGAATAAAGATATCCATGACAAATTCGATGCTATTGTATGTCTGGGTAATTCATTTACACACCTTTTCGATGAAGGCGACCGCAGAAAAGCTCTGGCTGAGTTCTATGCGTTGCTGAAACATGATGGTGTATTGCTTCTTGACCAGCGTAACTATGATGCCATACTGGATGATGGTTATTCCAGCAAGCATGCCCATTATTACTGTGGCGATACTGTATCAGTCTTTCCGGAACATGTTGATGAGGGGCTTGCCCGCTTCAAATATGAATTCTCGGATGGTTCAGTCTACAATCTCAATATGTTCCCCTTGAGAAAAGATTACACCAGGCAACTTCTGCATGAAGTTGGTTTCCAGGAAATAAATACCCTGGGGGACTTTAAAGAGACCTACAAAGAGGATGAGCCTGATTTCTTCCTCCATGTTGCAGAAAAAAATTAA
- the ahcY gene encoding adenosylhomocysteinase: protein MVTNKDYKVKDIGLADSGRKQLNIAEQEMPGLMATREKYGPMKPLKGARISGSLHMTVQTAVLIETLVELGADVRWASCNIFSTQDEAAAAIADTGVPVFAWKGETLDDYWWCTKQALTWPDGKGPNLIVDDGGDATLMMHRGYAAEDDPSILDEPTENKELIAQNEVLKKSLKEDPQFWHKAVADWKGVSEETTTGVHRLYHWERKGELLTPAINVNDSVTKSKFDNVYGCRESLVDAIKRGTDVMIAGKVAVVCGYGDVGKGSAAALANHKARVIITETDPICALQALMEGYDVMTVEDALPYGDIYVTTTGNCDVLTTEHMSNMKDQAIVCNIGHFDNEIQVDALNKMDNVKKVNIKPQVDEYQFPDGHSIYVLAEGRLVNLGLATGHPSFVMSNSFTNQTLAQIDLWESPKEVGVYRLSKVLDEEVARLHLEKLGAKLTKMSQEQAEYIGFPVEGPYKPEHYRY from the coding sequence ATGGTTACAAATAAGGATTATAAAGTTAAGGATATTGGACTTGCTGACTCCGGTCGCAAGCAGTTAAATATAGCTGAACAGGAAATGCCGGGTCTTATGGCCACACGTGAAAAGTACGGGCCTATGAAACCACTTAAAGGAGCACGTATAAGTGGCAGTCTTCATATGACTGTTCAAACTGCAGTTCTTATTGAAACACTGGTTGAACTCGGTGCAGATGTGCGCTGGGCATCATGTAATATTTTCTCGACCCAGGATGAAGCAGCAGCCGCAATAGCAGATACAGGTGTCCCGGTTTTTGCATGGAAGGGTGAAACACTTGATGATTACTGGTGGTGCACCAAACAGGCATTGACCTGGCCAGATGGTAAAGGACCAAATCTCATTGTGGATGATGGTGGAGATGCCACCCTGATGATGCATCGCGGGTATGCAGCAGAAGATGACCCTTCCATCCTTGATGAACCTACAGAGAACAAGGAACTTATAGCCCAGAACGAAGTGCTTAAAAAATCCCTGAAGGAAGACCCTCAATTCTGGCATAAAGCAGTTGCTGATTGGAAGGGTGTGTCCGAGGAGACAACCACCGGTGTGCACAGATTGTATCACTGGGAGAGGAAGGGAGAACTTCTTACACCTGCTATAAATGTCAATGACTCTGTAACCAAGAGTAAATTTGATAATGTCTACGGATGCAGGGAATCCCTTGTAGATGCCATAAAGCGTGGTACTGATGTGATGATTGCAGGTAAGGTTGCAGTGGTTTGTGGCTATGGTGATGTCGGTAAAGGCTCAGCAGCAGCACTGGCTAATCACAAGGCAAGAGTGATTATTACAGAAACCGATCCAATCTGCGCACTGCAGGCATTGATGGAAGGCTATGATGTTATGACTGTTGAGGATGCACTGCCCTATGGGGATATTTATGTGACCACAACAGGAAACTGTGATGTACTTACGACCGAACACATGTCTAACATGAAAGACCAGGCAATTGTCTGTAACATAGGTCATTTTGATAATGAGATTCAGGTTGATGCACTTAACAAGATGGATAATGTGAAAAAGGTCAACATCAAGCCACAGGTAGATGAATACCAGTTCCCTGATGGGCATTCTATATATGTGCTGGCAGAAGGCAGACTTGTCAATCTGGGTCTTGCAACCGGTCACCCAAGTTTTGTCATGTCAAACAGTTTCACAAACCAGACACTCGCACAGATCGATCTCTGGGAGAGTCCAAAGGAAGTTGGTGTTTATCGATTGTCAAAAGTGCTGGATGAAGAGGTCGCAAGATTGCACCTCGAAAAACTGGGTGCTAAATTGACCAAGATGTCACAGGAACAGGCTGAATACATCGGTTTCCCTGTTGAAGGGCCGTACAAACCAGAACACTACCGTTACTAA
- the metK gene encoding methionine adenosyltransferase, with protein sequence MSKLKYDHVFTSEAVGAGHPDKICDQVSDAVLDACLEADPNSRVACETLVAHDLVVNAGEITCKGMEQIDTENIAREVVRDIGYDHKDLLFWDKSFEYISKIHEQSPDISMGVTEGTGLYEEQGAGDQGMMFGYATNETDEYMPAPIAFSHRLLRYLDSIRQEGKVSYLRPDAKSQVSVKYVNGKPDHITAVVVSQQTDDIPLETVRNDMVGFINEVLEPTGMLRSDTEYFINPTGGFVLGGPYADAGLTGRKIIVDTYGGVGSHGGGAFSGKDPSKVDRSAAYYARYVAKNIVAAGLADKCEIQVAYAIGVAKPLSINVDTYGTGVIEDQEIQDVLESGEIFDFRPAALIEDLNLLHPKGWSYRQASSYGHFGRNIFPWEQLDKVDSLKGKFNLNVVK encoded by the coding sequence ATGAGCAAACTCAAATATGACCACGTATTTACTTCAGAAGCGGTCGGTGCAGGACATCCAGATAAGATATGTGATCAGGTATCTGATGCAGTTCTGGATGCATGCCTGGAAGCTGATCCTAACAGTCGTGTGGCATGTGAAACACTTGTAGCCCATGACCTTGTGGTAAATGCAGGTGAAATTACCTGTAAAGGTATGGAACAGATTGATACAGAGAATATAGCACGTGAAGTAGTCCGTGATATAGGATATGATCATAAGGACCTACTTTTCTGGGATAAATCCTTTGAATATATCTCGAAAATCCATGAACAATCCCCTGACATATCTATGGGAGTTACCGAAGGCACAGGATTATATGAAGAACAGGGTGCAGGGGATCAGGGTATGATGTTTGGTTATGCTACCAATGAAACAGATGAATACATGCCTGCTCCAATTGCATTTAGCCACAGGTTACTCCGGTACCTGGACTCTATCCGTCAGGAAGGTAAGGTATCCTACTTAAGACCGGATGCCAAATCACAGGTTTCAGTGAAATATGTAAATGGAAAACCTGACCACATAACAGCTGTAGTGGTATCCCAGCAGACTGATGATATCCCCCTTGAAACAGTTCGTAATGACATGGTAGGATTTATCAATGAAGTCCTTGAACCAACCGGTATGTTGAGGTCAGATACCGAGTATTTCATAAACCCAACAGGAGGATTCGTTCTAGGAGGTCCCTATGCAGATGCAGGACTGACCGGACGTAAGATCATCGTGGATACCTATGGAGGAGTAGGCAGCCATGGTGGAGGAGCTTTTTCGGGTAAAGATCCTTCCAAGGTTGATCGCTCAGCAGCATACTATGCAAGATATGTCGCCAAAAACATAGTTGCAGCAGGTCTTGCCGATAAATGTGAAATCCAGGTGGCCTATGCCATTGGTGTCGCAAAGCCTCTCAGTATCAATGTTGATACCTATGGTACAGGTGTAATAGAAGATCAGGAAATCCAGGATGTATTGGAATCCGGTGAAATATTTGATTTCAGACCAGCAGCCCTGATAGAAGATCTGAATTTATTGCATCCTAAAGGTTGGTCATACAGGCAGGCATCTTCTTATGGTCATTTTGGAAGGAATATTTTCCCCTGGGAACAACTTGACAAGGTGGATAGCCTCAAAGGAAAATTCAATCTCAACGTAGTGAAATGA
- a CDS encoding amidohydrolase family protein — MADILIKNGYILTMDPDTGDLKKGEVAIENGRIIYVGLSYNGKADKIIDASGSVVMPGLVNTHNHAGMTLLRGYADDLPLAEWLEDYIWPVEAKLGPEEIYAGVRLACLEMIKSGTTTFADMYIHEQAAARAVEDCGMRAALSYGMIDFGDPERAESSLLKGRNFVKDFNGAANGRISVMYGPHAPHTCSQQFLQDVREQARKDDVKVHIHVLETEAELNQMKEKYGKCSVNMLHDIGFFDSDVLAAHCIWLSEGDMDILAETGVHVSHDPVSNMKTAAGIAPVPQLLEKGVNVSLSTDGCASNNNLDMFGVMKTAALLHKVNSMDLTVIDARKVLEMATVNGAKALGIEAGMIKEGYYGDLIVVDMKRPHLTPLYDVDSHLVYSARGSDVTTVLVDGKVLMENGQVLCMDEYEIMVEASKAAKKTDSQHLIDVLGLNDPSADQ; from the coding sequence ATGGCTGATATTTTGATCAAGAACGGTTACATCCTTACTATGGATCCTGACACAGGGGATCTCAAAAAAGGGGAGGTTGCCATTGAAAATGGCAGAATCATCTATGTGGGTCTTTCTTATAATGGCAAGGCAGACAAAATAATAGATGCAAGCGGTTCGGTTGTCATGCCCGGACTGGTAAATACCCATAATCATGCAGGTATGACACTTTTAAGGGGTTATGCCGATGATCTGCCCCTTGCAGAATGGCTTGAGGATTATATCTGGCCCGTGGAAGCAAAATTGGGTCCGGAAGAAATCTATGCAGGGGTTAGGCTGGCATGTCTGGAGATGATAAAATCAGGAACAACCACCTTTGCTGACATGTATATTCATGAGCAGGCAGCTGCCCGTGCAGTTGAGGATTGTGGTATGCGTGCAGCCCTTTCCTATGGTATGATTGATTTTGGAGATCCAGAAAGGGCAGAATCTTCCCTTTTAAAAGGCAGGAATTTTGTAAAGGATTTCAATGGTGCAGCCAATGGGCGCATATCTGTCATGTATGGCCCTCATGCCCCTCATACTTGCTCTCAGCAATTCCTGCAGGATGTGCGTGAGCAGGCTCGCAAGGATGATGTAAAAGTTCACATCCATGTTCTTGAAACCGAAGCTGAACTTAACCAGATGAAAGAGAAATATGGCAAGTGTTCGGTTAACATGCTTCATGACATTGGTTTTTTTGACAGTGATGTACTTGCTGCTCATTGTATCTGGCTTTCAGAGGGTGATATGGATATTTTGGCTGAAACCGGGGTTCATGTGAGCCATGATCCTGTGAGTAATATGAAAACGGCAGCAGGTATAGCACCGGTGCCACAACTGCTTGAAAAGGGTGTGAATGTGTCTCTGAGTACCGATGGATGTGCTTCAAACAATAATCTTGATATGTTCGGGGTAATGAAAACGGCTGCTTTGCTCCATAAGGTAAACAGTATGGACTTAACTGTCATTGATGCCCGGAAAGTACTTGAGATGGCCACTGTAAACGGGGCAAAGGCACTTGGAATAGAGGCCGGTATGATCAAGGAGGGCTACTATGGCGACTTAATTGTTGTGGATATGAAACGTCCGCATCTCACGCCATTGTATGATGTTGATTCTCATCTTGTCTATTCGGCTCGTGGTAGTGATGTCACAACAGTGTTGGTGGACGGAAAAGTGCTCATGGAAAATGGTCAGGTTCTATGTATGGATGAATATGAAATTATGGTTGAAGCTTCTAAAGCTGCAAAAAAAACTGACAGTCAACACCTGATTGATGTTCTGGGTTTGAATGATCCTTCAGCTGATCAATAA
- a CDS encoding HD domain-containing protein, which produces MKVIILDIIEITRNYVSGVLSDEPSSHDMGHVERVESICMYIGEKEGGNPDVLRLAALLHDVGVAREHEEGGDHALYGADIADSFLADKGVDEKTIEHVVSCIRTHRFSRGMVPESIEGQILQDADRIDALGAVGIFRSLVSMGALRGLKHANGIVKESSMNAYAQNPFEGFEEYMERKPFKIMDRLNTRTSRDIATDRLRIMETFLEQLKKEVY; this is translated from the coding sequence GTGAAGGTGATCATTCTGGACATTATTGAAATAACAAGAAATTACGTGTCAGGTGTACTCTCCGATGAACCCAGTAGTCACGATATGGGTCACGTGGAGAGGGTCGAATCCATTTGCATGTATATAGGGGAAAAGGAAGGGGGAAATCCTGATGTATTGAGGCTTGCTGCCCTGTTGCATGATGTGGGTGTTGCTCGCGAACATGAGGAAGGCGGTGATCATGCACTGTATGGTGCTGATATCGCAGATTCTTTTCTGGCTGATAAAGGAGTTGATGAAAAAACCATTGAACATGTTGTATCCTGCATACGTACTCACAGATTCAGCCGGGGTATGGTTCCCGAATCAATCGAAGGGCAAATTTTACAGGATGCGGATAGGATTGATGCCCTTGGTGCGGTAGGTATTTTCAGGTCACTGGTTTCAATGGGGGCTTTGCGAGGCTTAAAACATGCCAATGGTATTGTGAAGGAAAGTTCCATGAATGCCTATGCACAAAACCCTTTTGAAGGTTTTGAAGAATATATGGAAAGGAAGCCTTTTAAGATCATGGATCGTCTGAACACACGTACTTCCAGGGATATTGCAACAGATAGGCTGAGAATAATGGAAACTTTCCTTGAACAGCTCAAAAAGGAAGTTTATTGA
- a CDS encoding 4-phosphopantoate--beta-alanine ligase translates to MTGIPKTHPRYHSLIARENIVEGVNKGITSMQGLVAQGRGECFDYLLGERTVPSALLAEKITSALLLLADRPVISVNGNTSALVPEKMVELASVTGASLEVNLFHRTEERVSRIISHLESFGATRVLGARGDGRLDLEHARAIVDQEGIYSADVVLVPLEDGDRCQKLVEMGKTVIAIDLNPFSRTSKTATLTIVDNVSRAMANMISYSQQFEKYSQEELEEIADHFDNSTFLSEAVGELMENLKNQ, encoded by the coding sequence TTGACCGGGATTCCAAAAACACATCCTCGTTATCATTCCCTGATTGCAAGGGAAAATATTGTTGAAGGTGTGAATAAAGGTATTACTAGTATGCAGGGTCTTGTGGCTCAGGGCAGAGGTGAATGTTTTGACTATCTGCTTGGTGAAAGGACTGTCCCTTCGGCCTTACTTGCAGAAAAGATAACTTCTGCATTGCTTCTTCTGGCAGATAGGCCGGTCATTTCGGTAAACGGCAATACATCTGCCCTTGTCCCTGAAAAAATGGTTGAACTTGCATCTGTCACAGGAGCATCTCTTGAAGTCAATCTTTTTCACCGTACTGAGGAGAGAGTATCTCGTATCATCTCTCATCTGGAATCCTTTGGTGCGACCCGTGTGCTTGGGGCACGAGGGGATGGCAGGCTTGATCTTGAACATGCCCGGGCTATTGTGGACCAGGAAGGAATCTACAGTGCAGATGTGGTTCTTGTTCCCCTGGAGGACGGGGATAGATGCCAGAAATTGGTGGAGATGGGTAAAACTGTTATTGCAATCGATTTGAATCCCTTCTCGCGCACATCAAAGACAGCCACTCTTACGATTGTGGACAATGTGAGCCGTGCGATGGCAAATATGATCAGTTATTCACAGCAGTTTGAGAAATATAGTCAGGAAGAGCTTGAGGAAATTGCAGATCATTTTGATAACTCTACCTTTCTCAGCGAAGCTGTTGGAGAACTTATGGAGAATCTTAAGAATCAGTGA
- the mtaA gene encoding methylcobamide:CoM methyltransferase MtaA produces the protein MTGITLKQRFLDSLAGKDVDKVPVCSVTQTGTIELMEATGSYWPETHYDAEKMATLAIGGYEVAGMEAVRYPFDGTAIAQTLGCTIKEGTFDSQPSVLDNPCSNKEDVGKFNLPDNFLESERISTILDATEIVRERVGEDIPVVAGMLGPAAIAISLVGAKNYLMWSLTEPETMRELLGMGVEVCVEYSNALFERGVDAICIPDSEAGPDLLPPEYFESLVLPEYDKICSGTDGPMILHICGDATAILEPMARSGFEGLSIEEKVDAKYAKRIIGDRACLIGNVSPVDILLSSPAEEVKRQAKMCIEDGVDILAPGCGLAPYTSLENLKAFVEARDEYYKGLNPEL, from the coding sequence ATGACAGGCATCACACTTAAACAAAGATTTTTGGATTCCCTTGCAGGAAAAGATGTTGACAAGGTACCGGTCTGTTCGGTAACCCAGACAGGAACAATTGAACTGATGGAAGCCACGGGCAGCTATTGGCCAGAGACACATTATGATGCTGAAAAAATGGCTACACTGGCTATAGGCGGGTATGAGGTCGCTGGCATGGAAGCCGTACGTTATCCTTTTGACGGTACGGCTATAGCCCAGACTCTGGGGTGCACGATAAAGGAAGGAACTTTTGATTCACAGCCATCTGTTCTTGACAATCCATGTAGCAATAAGGAGGATGTCGGGAAGTTCAATCTCCCGGATAATTTCCTGGAAAGTGAACGTATATCCACTATACTGGATGCCACGGAAATTGTCCGGGAAAGGGTTGGGGAAGATATTCCTGTTGTTGCAGGGATGCTTGGTCCTGCTGCAATTGCAATTTCTCTTGTGGGTGCAAAGAATTACCTTATGTGGTCCCTTACTGAGCCGGAAACTATGCGTGAACTGCTCGGTATGGGTGTAGAAGTATGTGTTGAATATTCCAATGCCCTTTTCGAAAGGGGTGTGGATGCAATCTGTATACCTGATTCCGAAGCAGGGCCGGACCTGTTACCTCCTGAATATTTTGAATCTCTGGTTCTTCCGGAATATGACAAAATCTGTTCCGGCACTGATGGACCAATGATTTTGCACATATGCGGGGATGCCACCGCAATCCTCGAACCTATGGCACGTTCTGGATTTGAGGGGTTGAGCATTGAAGAAAAAGTGGATGCCAAATATGCCAAAAGGATAATTGGGGACAGGGCTTGTTTGATAGGCAACGTTTCGCCTGTAGATATCCTCCTTTCGAGTCCTGCAGAAGAAGTTAAAAGACAGGCTAAGATGTGTATTGAAGACGGTGTGGATATTCTTGCCCCTGGTTGTGGACTTGCTCCATATACTTCGCTTGAAAACCTGAAGGCTTTTGTGGAAGCAAGGGACGAGTACTATAAGGGTTTAAATCCTGAGTTATAA
- a CDS encoding DMT family transporter, which yields MIPVELMAIFFGLASAVSWGAGDFTGGCASRRTNVYSVVLVTQIVGVILFPILAFVFSENLPPLSKLLWGCLAGFFGTSGLLALYQGLVEGKMGIVAPVAAVISAIVPVIYSAFYEGFPEILRIAGFIFAFIAVWLIVSMDNGPKIKINDLKYPFLAGMGFGLFFISIDNFSETAIFWPLAFARGTALLMFVGFVTLTGSVKVKPSSIDVLPVIVLAGLFNTGGGTFFTLASEAGRLDITTILSSLSPGVTVLLAYFILKEKLAPRQWLGVGCALFAIILMSI from the coding sequence ATGATCCCTGTTGAGCTTATGGCAATCTTTTTTGGCCTTGCATCTGCCGTTTCCTGGGGAGCGGGTGATTTTACCGGCGGCTGTGCTTCAAGACGCACTAACGTATATTCAGTAGTTTTGGTAACCCAGATTGTAGGAGTTATACTTTTTCCAATACTCGCATTTGTTTTCTCAGAAAACCTGCCCCCATTAAGTAAATTGTTATGGGGATGTCTTGCAGGTTTTTTTGGAACATCCGGATTGTTAGCCCTTTATCAGGGATTGGTTGAAGGAAAAATGGGTATAGTTGCCCCGGTGGCTGCAGTTATATCGGCAATTGTCCCGGTAATTTACTCTGCGTTTTATGAAGGATTTCCGGAAATCCTGCGAATTGCAGGATTCATTTTTGCTTTTATAGCAGTGTGGCTTATTGTCAGTATGGATAATGGGCCAAAAATCAAAATAAATGACCTGAAGTATCCTTTTCTAGCGGGAATGGGCTTTGGACTCTTTTTTATATCCATAGATAATTTCAGTGAAACTGCCATATTCTGGCCACTGGCCTTTGCCAGAGGAACAGCCCTATTGATGTTTGTGGGTTTTGTCACACTAACAGGATCAGTGAAAGTGAAGCCCTCTTCCATTGACGTACTGCCCGTAATTGTTCTTGCAGGACTTTTCAATACCGGAGGAGGTACGTTCTTTACACTGGCTTCAGAAGCAGGCAGACTGGATATTACCACAATTCTATCCTCATTAAGCCCGGGAGTCACGGTACTGCTTGCATATTTTATACTAAAAGAAAAACTTGCCCCCAGACAGTGGTTAGGGGTGGGATGCGCCCTTTTTGCAATAATTCTTATGTCAATATGA
- a CDS encoding pantoate kinase — MDTKQKFVTCFAPGHITGFFTIHENDYPSLKGTTGCGLVLNRGVTVKVCSSPDITETEIFLNGSKKQAPVTSHLVASLSCEPVRIESHADIPVGCGFGASGAGAMATSYCLNDLFSLGLTQNELVEAAHVAEVVGGGGLGDVEAQAHGGIVIRKRPAPVTKGGLLDRIVSPSFSVHCVALGKLSTKKTLSDSSVTGKINIAGKTAMKNLLLNPTIEEFMLQSRSFSFELGLLSKGTKDIIEAVENVGGFASQAMLGDAVFAIAGPECTDTVLREVMSEFGTVFSSTVAGTD, encoded by the coding sequence ATGGATACAAAACAAAAATTTGTAACATGCTTTGCTCCGGGCCATATCACAGGTTTTTTTACAATCCATGAAAACGATTATCCATCTTTAAAGGGCACCACAGGTTGCGGCCTAGTCCTTAACAGGGGTGTCACTGTAAAAGTATGTTCAAGCCCCGATATTACAGAGACAGAAATTTTCCTGAATGGTTCAAAGAAGCAAGCACCAGTAACTTCCCATCTGGTCGCCTCTCTCTCCTGTGAACCTGTAAGGATAGAATCCCATGCTGATATTCCTGTAGGCTGTGGTTTTGGTGCTTCCGGTGCAGGGGCAATGGCAACTTCCTATTGCTTAAATGATCTTTTCTCCTTGGGCCTGACTCAAAATGAACTCGTGGAAGCCGCCCATGTTGCCGAAGTTGTAGGAGGAGGTGGACTGGGTGATGTGGAAGCCCAGGCACACGGTGGCATAGTTATCAGGAAAAGACCTGCTCCGGTAACAAAAGGGGGCCTGCTGGATCGCATCGTTTCTCCCTCTTTTAGTGTACACTGCGTGGCTCTGGGTAAGTTGTCTACAAAAAAGACCCTTTCCGATTCCTCTGTGACTGGAAAGATCAATATTGCAGGCAAAACCGCAATGAAAAACTTGCTACTGAATCCGACCATTGAAGAGTTTATGCTTCAGTCCCGCAGCTTTAGTTTTGAACTGGGCCTTTTGAGCAAGGGGACAAAAGACATTATAGAGGCTGTGGAAAATGTCGGTGGATTTGCTTCACAGGCTATGCTTGGGGATGCGGTTTTTGCGATTGCTGGCCCGGAGTGTACTGATACTGTCCTCAGGGAAGTGATGAGTGAATTCGGAACGGTATTTAGCAGCACGGTTGCAGGTACTGATTGA